Proteins from a single region of Verrucosispora sp. NA02020:
- a CDS encoding globin: MVMRTTELVACTRNAIDWLGPAGVRGVVHRWMRLVAADAELAPYLLGIDRRRLATHLAAQLTPALGGPGRAIGSVGGVWLRLGLTTEQHWRVLDYLAAVLWRLDLPTDAIIGVQRAVRAERG; encoded by the coding sequence ATGGTCATGCGGACGACGGAGTTGGTGGCCTGCACGCGCAACGCGATCGACTGGCTCGGGCCGGCCGGGGTACGTGGGGTGGTGCACCGCTGGATGCGTCTGGTGGCGGCCGACGCGGAACTGGCGCCGTACCTGCTGGGGATCGACCGGCGGCGGCTCGCCACCCATCTCGCGGCTCAGCTCACTCCGGCCCTGGGTGGTCCGGGTCGGGCGATCGGGTCGGTCGGCGGGGTGTGGCTGCGGCTGGGGTTGACCACGGAGCAGCACTGGCGGGTGCTCGACTACCTGGCGGCGGTGCTGTGGCGACTCGACCTGCCGACGGACGCGATCATCGGTGTGCAACGCGCCGTGCGCGCGGAGCGCGGGTAG
- a CDS encoding AAA domain-containing protein, whose product MLPQLTVPPGTEAERVITTVLSDLRSGEHRGVVVDSPPGAGKSTLVVRAAVELAGTGEPLMIIAQTNEQVDDLIDRLARKAPELRIGRLSAGDYRPSERVGSHDQVRVAAKVTDLAASAVVIGTAAKWATVAEGSWPWAIVDEAYQMRSDALLRVAGRFERALFVGDPGQLDPFSTVETGRWAGLTWDPMQSAVAVLLRHNPQLPVHRLPVSWRLPASAAPVVSRAFYPFTEFRAGTVSTQRALHFTETGPGDALDRAVELAATDGWALYELPARHTLRTDAEAAAACAALAIRVLRRGAVAICEQSPGGAPVTAERIAVGAAHRDQVAVIRSLLGEEGAGITVDTANRLQGREYDMTIVLHPLSGRRDATAFHLESGRLCVLASRHRQACVVVARAGIGELLDAHPSTEAPQLDVPVKFPDGWEANQAVLAHLAALGPVGPDR is encoded by the coding sequence ATGCTGCCGCAGCTGACGGTGCCGCCGGGTACGGAGGCGGAGCGGGTGATCACGACGGTGCTGTCCGACCTGCGGTCCGGCGAGCACCGGGGCGTGGTGGTCGACTCTCCACCCGGGGCGGGCAAGTCCACGCTGGTGGTGCGGGCCGCCGTCGAGCTGGCCGGCACCGGTGAGCCGTTGATGATCATCGCGCAGACCAACGAGCAGGTCGACGACCTGATCGACCGGCTCGCCCGGAAGGCACCCGAGCTGCGGATCGGTCGGCTCTCCGCCGGGGACTACCGGCCGTCGGAACGGGTGGGCTCGCACGACCAGGTCCGGGTCGCCGCGAAGGTCACCGACCTCGCCGCCTCGGCCGTGGTCATCGGTACGGCCGCCAAGTGGGCCACGGTCGCCGAGGGCTCGTGGCCTTGGGCGATCGTGGACGAGGCGTACCAGATGCGCTCGGACGCGTTGCTGCGCGTGGCCGGCAGGTTCGAACGGGCGCTGTTCGTCGGCGATCCCGGTCAGCTCGACCCGTTCTCCACGGTGGAGACCGGCCGGTGGGCGGGTTTGACCTGGGATCCGATGCAGTCGGCGGTGGCTGTGCTGCTGCGGCACAACCCGCAGTTGCCGGTGCACCGGCTGCCGGTGTCGTGGCGGCTGCCCGCCTCGGCCGCCCCGGTCGTGTCGCGGGCGTTCTATCCCTTCACCGAGTTCCGTGCCGGCACGGTCTCCACCCAGCGGGCGCTGCACTTCACCGAGACGGGGCCGGGGGACGCCCTCGACCGGGCGGTGGAACTGGCCGCCACCGACGGATGGGCGCTCTACGAACTGCCGGCCCGGCACACCCTGCGGACCGACGCCGAAGCCGCCGCCGCGTGCGCCGCGCTCGCCATCCGGGTGCTGCGGCGTGGGGCGGTCGCGATCTGCGAGCAGTCGCCCGGCGGCGCGCCGGTGACGGCGGAGCGGATCGCCGTCGGTGCCGCGCACCGTGACCAGGTCGCGGTGATCCGGTCGCTGCTCGGCGAGGAGGGAGCGGGCATCACGGTGGACACCGCCAACCGGCTCCAGGGGCGTGAGTACGACATGACGATCGTGCTGCACCCGCTCTCCGGCCGCCGTGACGCGACCGCCTTCCACCTGGAGTCGGGGCGGCTCTGCGTGCTGGCGTCGCGGCACCGGCAGGCCTGCGTGGTGGTGGCCCGTGCGGGTATCGGCGAGCTGCTGGACGCCCATCCGTCGACCGAGGCCCCGCAGTTGGACGTGCCGGTGAAGTTCCCCGACGGCTGGGAGGCCAACCAGGCTGTCCTCGCCCACCTGGCGGCGCTCGGCCCGGTCGGCCCGGACAGGTGA
- a CDS encoding FAD-binding oxidoreductase, which produces MTEAAARAAVARWLRLVQADTELSAYLIGVDLDRLAAHLIRQLVGGGPVLEGWPGLPEAPRRRAGDYLAGALATGGPAVIDEVAAEFRASLAGHCPLPASELALVVAALARLVGGGGGGRAERWALLAVLGRVHHRHRLRPEHGPLIGAALATVAPRLCPPPVDVGWERRWRRSWALVVRAAGRMGDGSAFWSAEVTGRDLSAEGIAILAVRPWHPLPFRPGQAVPLCLPQHPGRWRWYCPANAPRPDGTVELHVRAVAAGTVSRSLVHEVRPGDPLHLGPPVDVGLILPTVSPSVPRRDLLLVAGGTGLAPLRALVEQVAAAPAGRRVTLIVGVRTVADL; this is translated from the coding sequence GTGACCGAGGCGGCGGCACGGGCGGCGGTCGCCCGGTGGCTGCGGCTGGTGCAGGCGGATACGGAGCTGTCCGCGTACCTCATCGGGGTCGATCTGGACCGGCTCGCCGCGCACCTGATCCGGCAGCTCGTGGGCGGCGGGCCGGTGTTGGAGGGGTGGCCGGGGCTGCCGGAGGCACCGCGGCGGCGGGCCGGTGACTACCTGGCGGGAGCGCTCGCGACCGGCGGCCCTGCGGTGATCGACGAGGTCGCCGCCGAGTTCCGGGCCAGTCTGGCGGGGCACTGCCCGCTACCGGCATCGGAGCTGGCTCTCGTCGTCGCCGCCCTGGCCCGGCTGGTCGGCGGCGGCGGCGGTGGCCGGGCCGAGCGGTGGGCACTGCTGGCGGTACTCGGCCGGGTCCACCACCGGCATCGGCTTCGTCCCGAGCACGGTCCGCTGATCGGCGCCGCCCTGGCGACGGTGGCTCCGCGCCTCTGTCCGCCGCCGGTCGACGTCGGCTGGGAGCGCCGGTGGCGGCGGTCCTGGGCGCTCGTCGTGCGCGCCGCCGGGCGGATGGGCGACGGGTCGGCGTTCTGGTCGGCCGAGGTGACCGGCCGTGACCTGTCCGCCGAGGGCATCGCCATTCTGGCTGTACGCCCGTGGCACCCGCTGCCGTTCCGGCCCGGCCAGGCGGTGCCGCTCTGCCTGCCGCAACACCCGGGCCGGTGGCGCTGGTACTGCCCGGCCAACGCCCCACGCCCCGACGGCACCGTCGAGCTGCACGTCCGCGCGGTGGCCGCCGGCACCGTCTCCCGCAGCCTCGTCCACGAGGTACGCCCCGGCGACCCGCTCCACCTCGGCCCACCCGTCGATGTCGGCCTCATCCTGCCCACTGTCTCGCCGTCGGTCCCTCGCCGGGACCTGCTGCTGGTGGCCGGTGGCACCGGGCTGGCCCCGCTGCGCGCCCTGGTCGAGCAGGTCGCCGCTGCACCGGCCGGCCGGCGGGTGACCCTGATCGTCGGCGTACGTACCGTCGCCGACCTCTGA
- a CDS encoding helix-turn-helix transcriptional regulator → MALKRHRLCQRRKALGYSQERLATLLGVERSTVVRWENAETDPQPWHRNRIASALGVTLEQLDGMLVDVSVTAHRGQVVKDMERDPVSPAAMPDLLAGLRNYLTGYLIDTPPPPPLVEVRRAVGRVHNLYQRASYTSAARLIPEVLTQATALSSNASGIHRSSAFRLLGAAYIAASKLAVKVGDGDVALLTADRASTAARLSDDQALAAVAAYQAACGLMRLPARAEAAERVVRTSVEALTSAGPVSDPDLISAHGALLLLAAIIAAGQGNPKRASQLLKRADGLATTLGSDRNRLWTGFGPTNVVIHSVSAAVRAGNANEAMEIGTRLDTSRMPTVLVGRRAQVHVDLAAAALMSSSDRSAAVLHLLEAERVAAETVHANVQARTLLLDLLAKERRAATPGLRPLAERAGLLA, encoded by the coding sequence GTGGCCCTGAAGCGACACCGGCTCTGCCAACGCCGCAAGGCGCTCGGGTACAGCCAGGAACGCCTCGCCACACTTCTCGGGGTGGAGCGATCCACTGTGGTGCGCTGGGAGAATGCGGAGACCGATCCGCAGCCGTGGCATCGAAACCGAATTGCCTCCGCGCTGGGCGTTACGCTCGAACAACTCGACGGGATGCTCGTCGACGTATCGGTGACAGCGCATCGAGGGCAGGTTGTGAAGGACATGGAGCGTGATCCCGTATCCCCCGCCGCCATGCCTGACCTCTTGGCCGGCCTCCGGAACTATCTGACCGGCTATCTCATCGACACCCCACCCCCGCCGCCTCTCGTCGAGGTCCGGCGCGCTGTGGGCAGGGTGCACAACCTTTACCAGCGGGCGAGCTACACCTCGGCGGCCCGCTTGATCCCGGAAGTCCTGACCCAGGCGACAGCCCTGAGCAGCAACGCCTCAGGCATTCACCGCAGCAGCGCCTTTCGACTGCTCGGTGCCGCCTACATCGCTGCATCGAAGCTCGCGGTCAAGGTGGGAGATGGTGATGTAGCCCTGTTGACTGCTGACCGGGCGTCCACCGCCGCCCGCCTCAGCGACGACCAGGCGCTGGCCGCTGTTGCGGCCTATCAGGCGGCGTGCGGGCTCATGCGACTTCCTGCCAGAGCGGAAGCGGCCGAACGGGTCGTGCGGACCAGCGTCGAAGCTCTGACTTCGGCTGGTCCAGTTTCCGATCCTGACCTGATCTCCGCTCACGGGGCACTGCTGCTCTTGGCTGCCATCATCGCTGCTGGACAAGGGAACCCGAAGAGAGCGAGCCAATTGCTGAAGCGCGCCGATGGGCTGGCGACGACACTGGGCTCTGACCGGAACCGGTTGTGGACAGGCTTCGGTCCGACGAACGTCGTCATTCACTCGGTGTCGGCGGCCGTCCGAGCAGGCAACGCGAACGAGGCCATGGAGATCGGGACACGGCTGGACACGTCCCGGATGCCCACAGTGCTGGTCGGCCGGAGAGCCCAAGTCCACGTCGACCTGGCCGCAGCCGCGTTGATGTCGTCCAGTGACAGGTCGGCTGCCGTGCTGCACCTGCTCGAAGCGGAGCGGGTAGCTGCCGAGACGGTGCACGCGAACGTACAAGCCCGCACGCTGCTGCTCGACCTACTGGCGAAGGAGCGTCGGGCCGCGACGCCAGGGCTGCGACCACTTGCGGAGCGTGCCGGACTGCTGGCATGA
- a CDS encoding DHA2 family efflux MFS transporter permease subunit, protein MAQQSVAAPQPVPTSDKLDAAVLKVAGVVVLGAIMSILDVTVVSVALPTFQSEFDASYARVAWTMTGYTLALATVIPLSGWAADRFGTKRLYMIALALFTIGSGLCATADTIGQLIGYRVLQGLGGGMLMPIGMAIMTRAAGPNRIGRLMAVLGIPMLLGPISGPILGGWLIDVASWHWIFLINLPIGVVALIYAQMALPKDAAQPSQSFDFVGMLMLSPGLALFLYGVSTLPETGTFAEPEVWGPMLVGAVLVVAFVFYSFKPEHPLLDLRLFRNRRLTVAAVTMFVFIIAFMGAGLLFPSYFLQVRGESTLHAGLLMAPQGLGAMVTMPIAGMLADKVPVGRTVPFALVLILAGFFTFTQLDADTSYVLLCGSLFVMGLGMGGTMMPIMTSALKTLTGHEVARGSTLVNILQQIGGSVGAAVMSVILTNELNKSQPIPGLTGPNGEPVTEAGLAVAAQQRPELAEQLPDPSIIERGLDFAANSFATTFWVAFALVAATFIPAAFLPRRRERSHLLDDQPGEQPGEAPRAPVIVH, encoded by the coding sequence GTGGCACAGCAATCTGTCGCGGCACCGCAACCTGTCCCGACATCGGACAAACTCGACGCTGCGGTGCTCAAGGTGGCCGGCGTCGTCGTGCTCGGTGCGATCATGTCGATCCTCGACGTGACGGTGGTCAGCGTCGCGCTGCCGACCTTCCAGAGTGAGTTCGACGCCTCGTACGCCCGCGTCGCGTGGACGATGACCGGCTACACGCTGGCGTTGGCCACGGTCATCCCGCTCAGCGGGTGGGCGGCCGACCGATTCGGCACCAAACGCCTCTACATGATCGCGTTGGCGCTGTTCACCATCGGGTCCGGCCTCTGCGCCACGGCCGACACCATCGGGCAGCTGATCGGGTACCGGGTGCTCCAGGGGCTCGGTGGCGGCATGCTCATGCCGATCGGCATGGCGATCATGACGCGGGCGGCCGGCCCGAATCGGATCGGCCGGTTGATGGCCGTGCTCGGTATCCCGATGCTGCTCGGCCCGATCAGCGGCCCGATCCTCGGCGGCTGGCTGATCGACGTGGCGAGCTGGCACTGGATCTTCCTGATCAACCTGCCGATCGGTGTGGTCGCGCTGATCTACGCCCAGATGGCGCTGCCGAAGGACGCCGCGCAGCCCTCGCAGTCGTTCGACTTCGTCGGCATGCTGATGCTCTCGCCGGGTCTGGCCCTGTTCCTCTACGGCGTCTCCACGCTGCCCGAGACCGGCACGTTCGCCGAGCCGGAGGTCTGGGGCCCGATGCTGGTCGGCGCCGTCCTGGTGGTGGCGTTCGTGTTCTACTCCTTCAAGCCCGAACACCCGCTGCTCGACCTGCGGCTGTTCCGCAACCGCCGGTTGACCGTCGCGGCGGTGACCATGTTCGTCTTCATCATCGCGTTCATGGGCGCGGGGCTGCTCTTCCCCAGCTACTTCCTCCAGGTGCGCGGCGAGTCGACGCTGCACGCCGGTCTGCTGATGGCGCCGCAGGGCCTCGGCGCCATGGTCACCATGCCCATCGCCGGCATGCTCGCCGACAAGGTGCCGGTCGGCCGGACGGTGCCGTTCGCGCTGGTGCTGATCCTCGCCGGGTTCTTCACCTTCACCCAGCTCGACGCGGACACCTCGTACGTGCTGCTCTGCGGCTCGCTGTTCGTGATGGGCCTGGGCATGGGCGGCACGATGATGCCGATCATGACCTCGGCGTTGAAGACGCTGACCGGGCACGAGGTCGCCCGAGGGTCGACGCTGGTGAACATCCTCCAGCAGATCGGCGGTTCGGTCGGCGCGGCGGTGATGTCGGTGATCCTCACCAACGAGCTCAACAAGTCCCAGCCGATCCCCGGCCTGACCGGCCCCAACGGCGAGCCGGTCACCGAGGCCGGGTTGGCCGTCGCCGCCCAGCAGCGGCCGGAACTCGCCGAACAATTGCCCGATCCGTCGATCATCGAGCGTGGTCTCGACTTCGCCGCCAACTCCTTCGCGACCACGTTCTGGGTCGCGTTCGCCCTGGTGGCGGCAACGTTCATCCCGGCCGCGTTCCTGCCCCGGCGGCGGGAACGGTCGCACCTGCTCGACGACCAGCCCGGTGAGCAGCCCGGCGAGGCGCCCCGCGCCCCGGTCATCGTGCACTGA
- a CDS encoding PadR family transcriptional regulator, with product MSATVDPATGWLRASLGLAILAVLTEGERHGYALAQRLADHGLGAVRGGALYPVLGRLEADGAVRSDWLPGERGPGRKAYSITTAGRQRLAEERARWGEFTSAFDRLLTATGEDTR from the coding sequence ATGAGTGCCACGGTCGACCCGGCGACAGGTTGGCTCCGCGCGAGCCTGGGGCTGGCCATCCTGGCCGTTCTCACCGAGGGCGAACGGCACGGCTACGCCCTGGCGCAGCGACTGGCCGACCACGGCCTCGGCGCCGTACGCGGTGGCGCGCTCTATCCGGTGCTGGGCCGGCTGGAGGCCGACGGGGCGGTGCGCTCCGACTGGCTGCCCGGCGAACGCGGCCCCGGACGCAAGGCCTACTCGATCACCACGGCAGGCCGGCAACGGCTGGCGGAGGAGCGCGCCCGCTGGGGCGAGTTCACGTCGGCGTTCGACCGGCTCCTGACCGCAACCGGAGAGGACACGAGATGA
- a CDS encoding DivIVA domain-containing protein: protein MIYVTGERLQSHHVRAVDFGRRWRGLDPAQVYDYLDRVADELDRLQRQLVTANTEAERVRQALRQWQSRQTENRPAWHAHPVGERR from the coding sequence ATGATCTACGTGACCGGGGAACGCCTCCAGTCGCACCACGTCCGGGCCGTCGACTTCGGTCGTCGTTGGCGGGGGCTGGACCCGGCCCAGGTGTACGACTACCTCGACCGGGTCGCCGACGAACTGGATCGCCTGCAACGGCAGCTCGTCACGGCGAACACCGAGGCCGAGCGGGTCCGGCAGGCGTTGCGGCAGTGGCAGTCCCGGCAGACCGAGAACCGGCCGGCATGGCACGCACACCCGGTGGGGGAGCGCCGGTGA